Genomic segment of Agrobacterium larrymoorei:
GACACCGACGCTTTTGATGGCACCTTCAGTGGTTCTGCCGGGAACGACAGTGAAAACTTTTGGTCTCCTAGAATCGGTGTCAAGGCTGCTTTTGGCGATGCTGTAGACTGTATGGCTGACTACTCCCAGCCATGGGGCGCCCATACGAAGCCAGGCGACAATTGGGCTGGCCGAAATGAAAATATCGAGACAAAGGTTAACAGCGACAACTATGCGCTGACATGCTCTTACAAGTTCGATGTCGGCAAAGGTCAACTGCGATTGATCGGGGGTGGCTTCTATCAGGAACTGTCCGGCTTCAAGGAAAGGTTGGTTGGTGCGACTCTTCCTGGGTTAGGAACAATTACCGGTAAAGGAAGACTCGATCTGGAGGCTGATGGTTGGGGCTGGCGTACCGGTGTTGCCTACGAAATCCCAGAATATGCATTTCGCGCCAGCTTGGTTTACAACAGCGAAGTTAAGCTGAACGATATTACGGGTACACTCAATCTAAGCCAGCTTCCCGCCGCTTTTGGGGGGGTTACCGAAGTTTACGGCTCGCAGAACATGCCGGACTCGCTTGAGCTAAAATTACAGACAGGTATTGCTCCGGGTTGGTTGGCTTTGGGATCCGTTAAATGGACGGATTGGAGCCAGTTGTCGAAGGTAAACTTCCTGTGCCGTACTGGAGGCAGTCTAGCTTGTGCCACGCCAGGAGCAGTCGCGACGTCGCTTGATTTGGGTTATCGCGACGGCTGGACGATCATGGGCGGTGTTGGTCATAAATTCAATGATCAATGGAGTGGTGCAGTTACTCTGACTTGGGATCGTGGTACTTCGCAAGGTTTTGGCACGCAGACTGATACTTGGACAATCGGTACCGGCGTTTCATATTCTCCGACACAGAACGTTGAGCTCCGCCTTGCCGGTGCGCTTGGTATTCTTACCAGCGGTAACTCTGGTGAAGTTGTTATTGACGGACAGACATATGGTGAAAGAACGTCCTATAGCTTCGGCAACGACCTCGTAGCAGCCGTCTCCACCTCGCTCAAAGTCAAGTTCTGATCACTATCAGATGACTTCCAAAAACCCGGCTTCTCACAGCCGGGTTTTTTGTTGCCGATCGGCAATATTGTGACGATTTGGCAACAATTTTCTGCAACCTTCACGTAGCGTAAGAATGTGGGTGCATTTGTCCATTTCCCGCCACAAAGCATGTGCTTGAATGCTTTTCAGGGCGCGGGAATGGAAGAATATGCAGACTTCGAAAGTGGTTCTGCGGAAGTGGTAGAAGTGAAAACAGGTGCGGATTCAGCGTCTAAGCAAGTAAATGCAGGGTTAAGCTGCAAGTCATTGTTTAGTGGAGTCCTGACGGCAGTAAAACGCCGTGATGTTGCCGGAAACGGTACTTATATCTGTCATCATGAAATTACGGATCTATCGCCGCAAATGATCGCTGGTAGCACAATGAAAGGTGCTGCTGGAAAGACGCAGTGTGTTCGAAAATCGCAGCCCGGTGTGAAGCTTATGCGTGTGTCTGCGCGATACGCCGGGAAGAGTGAGAGAAGTTCGTTGAAATGCTGAAATGTGACATCAACGTTTTGAAACCGCTGTGTCTGGGGCTCATGTTGGCATCGCTTTCAGTGCCGGCATTGGCGTTCGATATCAAGTCCGGTGTCACCAAGGAATCCGGCCCCTTCGACCTGTTCAAGTTCGGCTTCAAGTCCTACAAGGATGGCAAGAAGGAAGACGCCGTAGAGGCCTATCGTTACGCCGCCGAAAAGGGCCATACCGGCTCTCGCTGGGCGCTTGCCAATATGTATGCCTATGGCGATGGCGTCGCCAAGAACGACTTCGAAGCTTTCAAGATTTACAGCGAAATCGCCAGTCAGGGCGTGGAGCCCGGCTCCGAAGATACCGGCTTTTTCGTCAACGCACTGCTCTCGCTGGCTGATTATTACCGCCATGGCATTCCCGGCAGCCCGGTGAAGATGGATCTCAGCCAGGCGCGCCAGCTCTATTTCCAGGTGGCCTCCACCTTCGGTGTGGCTGAGGCGCAGTTCCAGCTTGCGCAGATGATTCTCGCAGGTGAGGGTGGGCGTGCGGATGCACAGCAGGCCAAGAAGTGGCTGAATCAGGCGCGCAAGCATGGTCATGCCGGTGCAATGTCGATTTTCGGCAACCTGCTGTTTCAGGAAGGCCAGACGGTACGCGGTCTGGCGTTCATGACGGCAGCACTCGATAAATGCGCTCCCGCCAACTGCATCTGGATCCAGAATCTTCAGGAACAGGCCTTCTC
This window contains:
- a CDS encoding OmpP1/FadL family transporter, whose amino-acid sequence is MAKLISIVNGAVCLAVGIASITPAFAGGLERGGYNIDLLFDSSRFAADSTATFVAPQRKLKNVRDTDAFDGTFSGSAGNDSENFWSPRIGVKAAFGDAVDCMADYSQPWGAHTKPGDNWAGRNENIETKVNSDNYALTCSYKFDVGKGQLRLIGGGFYQELSGFKERLVGATLPGLGTITGKGRLDLEADGWGWRTGVAYEIPEYAFRASLVYNSEVKLNDITGTLNLSQLPAAFGGVTEVYGSQNMPDSLELKLQTGIAPGWLALGSVKWTDWSQLSKVNFLCRTGGSLACATPGAVATSLDLGYRDGWTIMGGVGHKFNDQWSGAVTLTWDRGTSQGFGTQTDTWTIGTGVSYSPTQNVELRLAGALGILTSGNSGEVVIDGQTYGERTSYSFGNDLVAAVSTSLKVKF
- the exoR gene encoding exopolysaccharide production regulator ExoR; protein product: MLKCDINVLKPLCLGLMLASLSVPALAFDIKSGVTKESGPFDLFKFGFKSYKDGKKEDAVEAYRYAAEKGHTGSRWALANMYAYGDGVAKNDFEAFKIYSEIASQGVEPGSEDTGFFVNALLSLADYYRHGIPGSPVKMDLSQARQLYFQVASTFGVAEAQFQLAQMILAGEGGRADAQQAKKWLNQARKHGHAGAMSIFGNLLFQEGQTVRGLAFMTAALDKCAPANCIWIQNLQEQAFSVAAEDDRRVAISLAQNISASDGGD